One window of the Terriglobales bacterium genome contains the following:
- a CDS encoding S8 family serine peptidase, with protein sequence MNLERSGHLYSKIISVALVSVMLVVYGRPGIAITPTSHNNAQILGQVPSSNRFIVRDTAGLPGLNLTCLLLSCNIVETVGDPGGQLFVVQNTGILNPVVFLTRLLSAVGVIDAEIDQTVNTAGATLGEIPAYLTDEKPVEYYGAKVWEGYVIQTPNQIVRTAQTQLTFGVTGKGITVAMIDTGIDPNNKVLRRHLVHGYDFTRNTNGGSEIGDVSQSTAGVIDGSTEPAQVNQSTAGVIDQGRAQVINQPQYSAFGHGTMTAGIVHLVAPNASLMPLKAFHADGTGFSSDVLRAIYYAVDHKAKVISMSFEFKSPSLELVKAINYATGRSVICVASAGNDSSMAIVYPSGLPNVIDVASTSNTNNPSAFSNYGTPPVWISAPGEAVMSTYPYETYAVGWGTSFSAPFVSGTVALMASSTPTAIGLLNQITAADAISHAQPIPESQYGFGVLDVYQAVQAWTRFVRTNP encoded by the coding sequence ATGAACCTGGAACGAAGTGGTCATCTCTACTCGAAAATTATTTCTGTGGCTCTGGTCTCGGTCATGTTGGTGGTCTATGGTCGGCCGGGCATTGCCATCACGCCGACGTCCCACAATAACGCTCAGATCCTGGGACAAGTTCCCTCTTCAAATCGATTCATCGTGCGGGATACCGCAGGCTTGCCAGGACTGAACCTGACCTGTCTTCTCTTAAGCTGCAATATTGTCGAGACCGTAGGAGATCCCGGCGGACAACTTTTTGTTGTGCAGAACACCGGCATACTCAACCCGGTCGTCTTCCTTACGCGCTTGCTTTCCGCCGTTGGTGTAATCGATGCTGAGATCGATCAGACCGTGAACACGGCTGGAGCCACGCTGGGTGAAATTCCCGCGTATCTCACAGATGAAAAGCCCGTTGAGTACTACGGAGCCAAGGTCTGGGAAGGCTACGTTATTCAAACCCCAAATCAGATCGTAAGGACTGCCCAGACTCAGTTGACCTTTGGCGTTACCGGAAAAGGCATCACGGTAGCGATGATCGATACGGGCATTGACCCTAACAACAAAGTTCTCCGACGGCATCTTGTGCATGGCTATGATTTCACGAGAAACACCAATGGCGGGTCGGAAATCGGAGATGTAAGCCAATCCACGGCCGGAGTAATCGACGGCTCAACTGAGCCGGCGCAGGTGAACCAATCAACTGCAGGCGTAATCGATCAAGGACGCGCTCAGGTCATCAATCAGCCTCAATATTCCGCATTTGGGCATGGAACCATGACTGCTGGCATCGTTCATCTGGTTGCTCCAAACGCATCACTGATGCCGCTCAAAGCCTTTCATGCCGACGGCACCGGCTTCTCATCCGACGTACTCAGAGCTATTTACTACGCAGTGGATCATAAAGCCAAAGTCATCAGCATGAGCTTTGAGTTCAAGAGTCCGTCGCTGGAACTCGTGAAGGCAATTAACTATGCTACCGGCCGGAGTGTGATCTGCGTAGCGTCAGCCGGAAACGACAGCTCGATGGCGATCGTCTATCCGTCGGGGCTGCCCAATGTCATCGATGTGGCTTCCACCTCGAACACCAACAATCCTTCAGCATTCTCGAATTATGGAACTCCGCCGGTGTGGATCTCGGCTCCGGGCGAGGCAGTCATGAGCACGTATCCATATGAAACTTATGCTGTGGGATGGGGAACCTCATTCAGCGCGCCTTTTGTGTCTGGAACCGTTGCTCTTATGGCAAGCTCTACGCCGACAGCCATCGGACTGCTTAACCAGATTACGGCCGCCGATGCTATTTCACATGCGCAGCCGATACCAGAATCCCAATATGGATTTGGAGTGCTCGATGTGTATCAGGCAGTCCAGGCGTGGACCCGCTTTGTGCGCACAAATCCGTGA